The following are encoded in a window of Primulina eburnea isolate SZY01 chromosome 4, ASM2296580v1, whole genome shotgun sequence genomic DNA:
- the LOC140830950 gene encoding zinc finger protein BALDIBIS-like: MMSDGGLSSIGGLFEAPSPANPNLIPSKKKRNLPGKPDPNSEVVALSPKSLMATNRFICEVCNKGFQREQNLQLHRRGHNLPWKLKQRTNKEAVKRKVYVCPEKTCVHNDPSRALGDLTGIKKHYSRKHGEKRWKCEKCSKKYAVQSDWKAHSKICGTREYKCDCGTIFSRKDSFITHRAFCDALVQQNSRFSATVPSGNLNLRNELMNGGLNVLQNSGRSHFPVMFKPEGLESRNDQLDLDHHLQKQPKFPLWASNQIGNPSSSNSNYLASSSTNLPELEQIASQNQWFKRVLKEEEEQENRVNLMETNSSAAQMFACAIFQKAGQLGSTRSNSSEIFGASGNNFGQMNSFSNMGSFNFLNQSTNELLFHQNLGKADDMNGLMGDTNGDHNGLIFGDIDSTPLMSSSRNFDPFALMPNGINCPAGVEIKSGNGLTRDFLGVGASENRHLLQEFAPIDSTMNNLNHYSRINH; encoded by the exons ATGATGTCCGATGGTGGACTTTCTTCAATTGGAGGGTTATTCGAAGCTCCCAGCCCTGCAAACCCTAATCTGATTCCATCCAAGAAGAAAAGAAACCTCCCAGGAAAGCCAG ATCCAAATTCAGAAGTTGTAGCACTTTCTCCAAAGTCTCTGATGGCAACAAACAGATTCATATGTGAAGTCTGCAACAAGGGTTTTCAAAGGGAACAGAATCTGCAGCTACACAGAAGAGGACATAATCTTCCGTGGAAACTCAAACAAAGAACCAACAAGGAAGCTGTAAAAAGAAAGGTTTACGTCTGCCCTGAAAAAACTTGTGTGCACAATGACCCTTCAAGGGCACTCGGAGATTTGACAGGTATTAAGAAACATTACAGCAGAAAACATGGCGAAAAGAGATGGAAATGCGAGAAATGCTCGAAAAAGTACGCCGTTCAATCCGATTGGAAAGCTCATAGCAAGATTTGTGGGACTAGAGAGTATAAGTGTGACTGTGGGACTATCTTCTCGAG AAAGGATAGCTTCATCACCCACAGAGCCTTTTGTGATGCACTGGTACAACAAAATTCAAGATTTAGCGCTACAGTTCCGTCTGGAAATTTGAATTTAAGGAATGAATTGATGAATGGAGGATTAAATGTTCTTCAAAATTCTGGAAGATCCCATTTTCCCGTCATGTTTAAGCCCGAAGgattggaatcaagaaatgATCAGCTAGATCTGGATCATCATTTGCAAAAACAACCAAAGTTTCCATTGTGGGCAAGCAATCAGATTggaaatccaagttcttctaaTTCTAATTACTTGGCATCCAGTTCAACCAACCTACCAGAATTAGAGCAAATTGCTTCACAGAATCAGTGGTTCAAAAGAGTACTAAAGGAAGAAGAAGAACAGGAAAACAGGGTCAACTTGATGGAAACAAACAGTTCAGCAGCTCAGATGTTTGCTTGCGCAATATTTCAAAAGGCAGGTCAATTGGGATCAACAAGAAGCAACAGTTCTGAAATCTTTGGGGCATCTGGCAATAATTTTGGTCAAATGAACTCATTTTCCAACATGGGCAGCTTCAACTTTCTGAATCAAAGTACAAACGAATTGTTGTTCCATCAAAATCTTGGAAAAGCTGATGATATGAATGGATTAATGGGAGACACAAATGGAGACCACAATGGGCTGATATTTGGCGATATTGATTCAACCCCATTAATGAGCAGCTCAAGAAACTTTGACCCTTTTGCTCTGATGCCAAATGGTATTAACTGTCCAGCAGGCGTCGAAATCAAAAGTGGAAATGGCCTCACAAGAGATTTTCTTGGGGTGGGAGCCAGTGAGAACAGGCatctattgcaagaatttgctCCCATTGATTCTACAATGAACAATTTGAACCATTACAGCAGAATCAATCACTGA